From Mustela nigripes isolate SB6536 chromosome 13, MUSNIG.SB6536, whole genome shotgun sequence, one genomic window encodes:
- the FES gene encoding tyrosine-protein kinase Fes/Fps — MGFSSELCSAQGHGALQQMQEAELRLLEGMRKWMAQRVKSDREYAGLLHHMSLQDSGGRGMSPNSPISQSWAEITSQTEGLSRLLRQHAEDLNSGPLSKLGLLIRERQQLRKTYSEQWQQLQQDLTKAHSQDIEKLKSQYRVLARDSAQARRKYQEASKDKDRDKAKDKYVRSLWKLFAHHNRYVLGVRAAQLHHQHHHQLLLPGLLQSLQDLHQEMACILKEILQEYLEISSLVQDEVAAIHLEMAAAVARIQPETEYQGFLRQYGSTPDIPPCVTFDESLLEEGELLAAGELQLNELTVESVQHTLTSVTDELAAATETVLSRQEAVTQLQRDLWNEEQNTHPRERVQLLAKKQVLQEALQGLQVALCSQAKLQAQQELLQAKLEQLGPGEPPPVLLLQDDRHSTSSSEQEREGGRTPTLEILKSHISGIFRPKFSLPPPLQLVPEVQKPLHEQLWYHGAIPRAEVAELLTHSGDFLVRESQGKQEYVLSVLWDGQPRHFIIQSTDNLYRLEGDGFPSIPLLIDHLLRSQQPLTKKSGIILNRAVPKDKWVLNHEDLVLGEQIGRGNFGEVFSGRLRADNTLVAVKSCRETLPPDLKAKFLQEARILKQYNHPNIVRLIGVCTQKQPIYIVMELVQGGDFLTFLRTEGSRLRMKTLLQMVGDAAAGMEYLESKCCIHRDLAARNCLVTEKNVLKISDFGMSREEADGIYAASGGLRQVPVKWTAPEALNYGRYSSESDVWSFGILLWETFSLGAPPYPNLSNQQTREFVEKGGRLPCPELCPDAVFRLMEQCWAYEPAERPGFSAISQELQSIRKRHR; from the exons ATGGGCTTCTCTTCAGAGCTGTGCAGCGCCCAGGGCCACGGGGCCCTGCAGCAGATGCAGGAGGCCGAGCTGCGGCTGCTGGAGGGCATGAGGAAGTGGATGGCCCAGCGGGTCAAGAGCGACAGGGAGTATGCAGGGCTGCTGCACCACATGTCCCTGCAGGACAGTGGGGGCCGGGGCATGAGCCCCAACAGCCCCATCAGCCAG TCCTGGGCAGAGATCACCAGCCAGACAGAAGGCCTGAGCCGCTTGCTGAGGCAGCACGCGGAGGATCTGAACTCAGGGCCCCTGAGCAAGCTGGGCTTGCTGATCCGGGAGCGGCAGCAGCTGCGCAAGACCTACAGCGAGCAGTGGCAGCAGCTGCAGCAGGACCTCACCAAG GCCCACAGCCAGGACATCGAGAAGCTGAAGAGCCAGTACCGAGTCCTGGCACGGGACAGCGCCCAGGCCAGACGCAAGTACCAGGAGGCCAGCAAAG ACAAGGACCGAGACAAGGCCAAGGACAAGTATGTGCGCAGCCTGTGGAAGCTGTTCGCTCATCACAACCGCTACGTGCTGGGCGTGCGGGCCGCGCAGCtgcaccaccagcaccaccaccagcTCCTGCTCCCCGGCCTGCTACAGTCGCTGCAGGACCTGCACCAGGAGATGGCCTGTATCCT GAAGGAGATCCTGCAGGAGTACCTGGAGATTAGCAGCCTGGTACAGGACGAGGTGGCGGCCATTCACCTGGAGATGGCGGCAGCGGTTGCCCGCATCCAGCCCGAGACTGAGTACCAAGGCTTCCTGAGACAGTATGG GTCCACACCTGACATCCCACCCTGTGTCACCTTCGATGAGTCACTGCTTGAGGAGGGTGAGCTGCTGGCTGCGGGGGAGCTGCAGCTGAACGAGCTGACCGTGGAGAGCGTGCAGCACAC GCTGACCTCAGTGACAGATGAACTGGCTGCGGCCACGGAGACGGTGCTCAGCCGGCAGGAGGCGGTCACCCAGCTGCAGCGCGACCTCTGGAACGAGGAGCAGAACACCCATCCCCGGGAGCG ggTGCAGCTGCTGGCCAAGAAGCAGGTGTTGCAGGAGGCGCTGCAGGGGCTGCAGGTGGCTCTGTGCAGCCAGGCCAAGCTGCAGGCCCAGCAGGAGCTGCTGCAGGCCAAGCTGGAGCAGCTGGGCCCCGGGGAGCCCCCGCCCGTGCTGCTCCTGCAGGACGACCGCCACTCCACGTCGTCCTCG GAGCAGGAGCGAGAAGGGGGAAGGACACCCACCCTGGAGATCCTTAAGAGCCACATCTCGGGAATCTTCCGCCCCAAGTTCTCG ctccctccacccctgcagcTCGTGCCAGAGGTGCAGAAGCCGCTGCACGAGCAGCTGTGGTACCACGGGGCCATCCCACGGGCAGAGGTGGCTGAGCTGCTGACACACTCCGGGGACTTCCTGGTGCGGGAGAGTCAGGGCAAGCAGGAGTACGTGCTGTCTGTGCTGTGGGACGGCCAGCCCCGGCACTTCATCATCCAGTCCACTGAC AACCTATACCGACTGGAAGGGGACGGCTTTCCCAGTATCCCCTTGCTCATCGACCACCTGCTACGCTCCCAGCAGCCCCTCACCAAGAAGAGCGGTATCATCCTGAACAGGGCTGTGCCCAAG gacaAGTGGGTGCTAAACCACGAGGACCTGGTGTTGGGGGAGCAGATTGGGCGG GGGAACTTCGGTGAAGTGTTCAGTGGACGCCTGAGGGCCGACAATACTCTGGTGGCCGTGAAGTCTTGTCGGGAGACGCTCCCACCTGACCTCAAGGCCAAGTTTCTGCAGGAAGCAAG GATTCTGAAGCAGTACAACCACCCCAACATCGTGCGTCTCATTGGCGTCTGCACCCAGAAGCAGCCCATCTACATTGTCATGGAGCTTGTGCAGG gGGGCGACTTCCTGACCTTCCTGCGGACCGAGGGCTCCCGCCTGCGGATGAAGACCCTGCTGCAGATGGTGGGGGATGCGGCCGCGGGCATGGAGTATCTGGAGAGCAAGTGCTGCATCCACCG ggaCCTGGCGGCTCGGAACTGCCTGGTGACAGAGAAGAACGTCCTGAAGATAAGTGACTTTGGGATGTCCCGGGAGGAGGCCGATGGGATCTATGCAGCCTCCGGGGGCCTCAGACAAGTCCCGGTGAAGTGGACAGCTCCGGAGGCTCTTAACTACG gacGCTACTCCTCAGAGAGCGACGTGTGGAGCTTCGGGATCCTGCTCTGGGAGACCTTCAGCCTGGGGGCCCCCCCGTACCCCAACCTCAGCAACCAGCAGACGCGGGAGTTTGTGGAAAAGG GGGGCCGCCTGCCCTGCCCCGAGCTGTGCCCCGACGCCGTGTTCCGACTCATGGAGCAGTGCTGGGCCTACGAGCCCGCGGAGCGGCCCGGCTTCAGCGCCATCTCCCAGGAGCTGCAGAGCATCCGGAAGCGGCACCGGTGA